In a genomic window of Halostella litorea:
- a CDS encoding sensor histidine kinase, whose product MTGRLSAPGEPSRRRVVVRCDGGEPGGTLFDALPDPAVRYAVCDGTPTVAAANRAYRERFGGEPAGEPLADRLGTDLAASSDGAAAGDEDPVGAATAAAADGDPHRTVVQVRRDGTPRDYLLRTVPTDGASGYVVLTDVTEQRDRIRALSAERDRLGEFASIVSHDLRNPLEVANVRLEAAERTGESVHFRKVETAHERMERIIEDVLTLARQGRVIDEVEAVDLGAVAREAWDSVAADGATLSVRTDAVVEADPKRLRELLGNLFRNAVVHVGDDVTVAVGDADGGFYVVDDGPGIDGEASKSVFEPGVSSRREGTGLGLSIVERIAEAHGWTVKLADGDDQLGGARFEFGGVTEPTA is encoded by the coding sequence ATGACAGGCAGGCTGTCGGCCCCCGGCGAACCGTCGCGCCGCCGCGTTGTCGTCAGGTGTGACGGCGGCGAGCCGGGCGGGACGCTGTTCGACGCCTTGCCCGACCCGGCCGTCCGGTACGCGGTGTGCGACGGGACGCCGACCGTGGCCGCGGCTAACCGGGCCTACCGGGAGCGGTTCGGCGGTGAGCCGGCGGGGGAGCCGCTCGCGGACCGGCTCGGGACGGACCTCGCGGCGTCGTCCGACGGGGCGGCCGCGGGGGACGAGGACCCGGTCGGAGCCGCGACGGCGGCCGCCGCCGACGGCGACCCCCACCGCACGGTCGTTCAGGTGCGGCGCGACGGGACGCCCCGCGACTACCTGTTGCGGACCGTCCCGACCGACGGGGCCAGCGGCTACGTCGTCCTGACCGACGTGACCGAGCAACGCGACCGCATACGGGCGCTGAGCGCCGAGCGCGACCGCCTCGGCGAGTTCGCGTCGATCGTGAGCCACGACCTGCGCAACCCGCTGGAGGTGGCGAACGTCCGGCTCGAGGCCGCCGAACGGACCGGCGAGTCGGTCCACTTCCGCAAGGTCGAGACGGCCCACGAACGGATGGAGCGCATCATCGAGGACGTGTTGACGCTGGCACGTCAGGGCCGGGTCATCGACGAGGTCGAAGCGGTCGACCTCGGCGCGGTCGCCCGGGAGGCGTGGGACTCGGTCGCCGCCGACGGGGCGACCCTCTCGGTGCGGACCGACGCCGTCGTCGAGGCCGACCCGAAGCGCCTCCGGGAACTGCTCGGCAACCTGTTCCGCAACGCCGTCGTCCACGTCGGCGACGACGTGACGGTCGCGGTCGGCGACGCCGACGGCGGGTTCTACGTGGTCGACGACGGGCCGGGGATCGACGGGGAAGCGAGCAAGTCCGTGTTCGAACCGGGCGTCTCCTCCCGCCGGGAGGGGACCGGGCTCGGGCTCTCGATCGTCGAGCGGATCGCCGAGGCCCACGGGTGGACGGTGAAACTCGCCGACGGCGACGACCAACTCGGGGGTGCGCGATTCGAGTTCGGCGGCGTTACTGAGCCGACGGCGTAG
- a CDS encoding sensor histidine kinase: MKLRTRSALLLLAIVVVLGAVNVGALLFYQDQLVQQERENVEGTAGDAAGSIDEQIESRKDEVQLLAAKHPNPNRLADSDQFLERTFDTSRYWAAHVVAANGTVVSVFGPYTEENRSALLGSNVSDERYVRIAQRTGAPAASQPRSVPTRNAPSVSFAAPVRNDELEVVGVVVARLVVNDRTLFGMLPALQNQGQQAVEVTDSEGRTLVSPLYEFDRTVGASATVEDLGWTVTVTRNQGPLNRTLRELALIQGLGLLVIVGSVVGFGAWQYRANLRQTERLLDGFDRIRDGEYGYRLDMASAEEWEQISDGFNHLAQGLAVRESELREREQRLGVLNRVLRHNLRNEMTVILNYAELLRELSDRDRMEQAAAAIVEAGHDLTDLSEKARQIEAALDDESLGLESQDVVRIVEGVLDDLREEYPDAEVTLSAPARQQVAAIGSLWIAVRNVCENALEHNDADEPRVDVTVGTEERDGGTRVTVAVADNGPGIPDQEKAVLVEGEETSLQHGSGLGLWLVYWVVDKSHGNLAFDGNDPRGSVVTIDLPASKPEEYSPSAPDVTTDDGTAGTTGD, encoded by the coding sequence ATGAAGCTCCGGACCCGGTCCGCGCTCCTCCTGCTCGCCATCGTCGTCGTGCTGGGGGCGGTCAACGTCGGCGCGCTGCTGTTCTACCAGGACCAACTCGTTCAGCAGGAGCGGGAGAACGTCGAGGGGACCGCCGGCGACGCCGCCGGCTCCATCGACGAACAGATAGAGAGCCGTAAGGACGAGGTCCAGTTGCTCGCGGCGAAACATCCGAACCCGAACCGCCTCGCCGACTCGGACCAGTTCCTCGAACGCACGTTCGACACCAGCCGGTACTGGGCGGCCCACGTCGTCGCCGCCAACGGCACGGTCGTCTCGGTGTTTGGCCCCTACACCGAGGAGAACCGGTCGGCGCTGCTCGGCTCGAACGTCTCGGACGAGCGGTACGTCCGGATCGCCCAGCGGACGGGCGCGCCGGCGGCCTCCCAGCCCCGGTCCGTCCCGACGCGGAACGCGCCCTCGGTATCGTTCGCGGCCCCGGTCCGCAACGACGAACTGGAGGTCGTCGGCGTCGTGGTGGCGCGGCTGGTCGTCAACGACCGGACGCTGTTCGGGATGTTGCCGGCGCTGCAGAACCAGGGCCAGCAGGCGGTCGAGGTCACAGATAGCGAGGGCAGGACCCTCGTCTCGCCGCTGTACGAGTTCGACCGGACGGTCGGCGCGTCCGCGACCGTCGAGGACCTCGGCTGGACGGTGACGGTGACGCGAAACCAGGGGCCGCTCAACCGGACGCTCCGCGAACTCGCGCTCATCCAGGGGCTCGGCCTGCTCGTCATCGTGGGCTCCGTCGTCGGCTTCGGGGCCTGGCAGTACCGCGCGAACCTCCGGCAGACCGAGCGGCTGCTGGACGGGTTCGACCGCATCCGCGACGGCGAGTACGGCTACCGGCTGGACATGGCGTCGGCCGAGGAATGGGAACAGATCAGCGACGGGTTCAACCACCTGGCGCAGGGGCTGGCCGTCCGGGAGTCCGAACTCCGCGAGCGCGAACAGCGCCTCGGCGTGCTCAACCGCGTGTTGCGCCACAACCTCCGCAACGAGATGACGGTCATCCTCAACTACGCGGAACTGCTCCGCGAACTGTCGGACCGCGACCGGATGGAGCAGGCGGCGGCGGCGATCGTCGAGGCGGGCCACGACCTCACCGACCTGAGCGAGAAGGCCAGGCAGATCGAGGCGGCGCTCGACGACGAGTCCCTCGGCCTCGAATCGCAGGACGTGGTCCGGATCGTCGAGGGCGTCCTCGACGACCTCCGCGAGGAGTACCCCGACGCCGAGGTGACGCTGTCGGCCCCGGCCCGGCAGCAGGTCGCCGCCATCGGGTCGCTGTGGATCGCCGTCCGCAACGTCTGTGAGAACGCGCTCGAACACAACGACGCCGACGAGCCCCGGGTCGACGTGACGGTCGGGACCGAGGAACGCGACGGCGGGACCCGCGTCACCGTCGCCGTCGCCGACAACGGCCCCGGGATCCCGGACCAGGAGAAGGCCGTCCTCGTCGAGGGCGAGGAGACGTCGCTCCAGCACGGCAGCGGCCTGGGGCTGTGGCTCGTCTACTGGGTCGTCGACAAGTCCCACGGGAACCTCGCCTTCGACGGGAACGACCCCCGCGGGTCGGTCGTCACGATCGACCTCCCGGCGAGCAAGCCCGAGGAGTACTCCCCCTCCGCGCCGGACGTCACGACCGACGACGGCACCGCGGGGACGACCGGCGACTGA
- a CDS encoding topoisomerase DNA-binding C4 zinc finger domain-containing protein, whose product MSATDSPDAPIRVLAGDCTVVYDGDGREEHRGRVTVVVKPDNTVLVHDADGYQPVAWLTRADAVACSRDGDFAVDARAGDRRLRVVAHAEDGFARYPASEAGTPVGDCPDCGQRLVRTGGAVTCLGCGDRYGLPTGATVTDERCDCGLPRLRVERGQPFDVCLDRDCDPLDEAVKNAFDRAWDCPDCGDDLRILRRGGLLAGCDGYPDCDASFSLPAGTVVGDCDCGLPLFETGGGRRCLDGTCEA is encoded by the coding sequence ATGTCCGCGACGGACTCCCCCGACGCCCCGATCCGCGTACTGGCCGGCGACTGCACCGTCGTCTACGACGGCGACGGCCGCGAGGAGCACCGCGGCCGCGTCACCGTGGTCGTCAAGCCCGACAACACCGTGCTGGTCCACGACGCCGACGGCTACCAGCCCGTCGCGTGGCTCACCCGCGCCGACGCCGTCGCCTGCTCGCGGGACGGCGACTTCGCGGTCGACGCCCGGGCCGGCGACCGGCGGCTCCGCGTCGTCGCCCACGCCGAGGACGGGTTCGCCCGCTACCCGGCCAGCGAGGCCGGCACGCCCGTCGGCGACTGCCCGGACTGCGGGCAGCGACTGGTCCGCACCGGCGGTGCCGTCACCTGCCTGGGCTGTGGCGACCGCTACGGCCTGCCGACCGGCGCGACCGTCACCGACGAGCGCTGCGACTGCGGGCTCCCCCGGCTTCGGGTCGAGCGCGGCCAGCCGTTCGACGTCTGCCTCGACCGGGACTGCGACCCGCTGGACGAGGCGGTGAAAAACGCCTTCGACCGCGCGTGGGACTGCCCGGACTGCGGCGACGACCTGCGGATCCTCCGGCGGGGCGGCCTGCTCGCGGGCTGCGACGGCTACCCCGACTGCGACGCCAGTTTCTCCCTCCCGGCCGGCACCGTCGTCGGCGACTGCGACTGCGGCCTGCCGCTGTTCGAGACCGGCGGCGGCCGGCGCTGTCTGGACGGGACCTGCGAGGCGTGA
- a CDS encoding response regulator: MSGSESEPTVLVVDDEPEVADAYGMRLELEYEVETAYGGSEALETVDESVDVLLLDRRMPEVSGDEVLEEVRSADLGVRVIMVTAVTPDFDVMEMPFDDYLCKPVERDALYDAIDQQLEAAKYQDAVSEYFSITAKQSILEEDKSPAELERNEEYQKLEARADELRERMDDSLDEFDDLNVAFKDIDRV; encoded by the coding sequence ATGTCCGGAAGCGAGTCCGAGCCGACGGTCCTGGTCGTCGACGACGAGCCGGAAGTCGCCGACGCCTACGGGATGCGGCTTGAACTGGAGTACGAGGTGGAAACGGCCTACGGCGGCTCGGAGGCGCTCGAAACCGTCGACGAATCGGTCGACGTGCTGTTGCTCGACCGGCGCATGCCCGAGGTGTCCGGCGACGAGGTGCTCGAGGAGGTCCGGTCGGCCGACCTCGGGGTCCGGGTGATCATGGTGACCGCCGTGACGCCCGACTTCGACGTGATGGAGATGCCGTTCGACGACTACCTCTGCAAGCCCGTCGAGCGGGACGCGCTCTACGACGCCATCGACCAGCAACTGGAGGCCGCGAAGTATCAGGACGCCGTCTCCGAGTACTTCTCGATCACCGCGAAACAGAGCATCCTCGAGGAGGACAAGTCGCCGGCCGAACTGGAGCGCAACGAGGAGTACCAGAAGCTCGAGGCCCGGGCCGACGAACTCCGGGAACGGATGGACGACTCGCTGGACGAGTTCGACGACCTGAACGTCGCGTTCAAGGACATCGACCGCGTCTGA
- a CDS encoding choice-of-anchor D domain-containing protein — protein sequence MASNGGGRGAITHSTVTAVALVLLMVGAAFAPPAAAAGATTAAEANSAATTGSVDAAATANVSGTVVGPDGTALSGDGLSFFANRSDNPDAQTDDTGDYSVSVTAGTTYEVQYYQLNGSGGLFPRDGVADIYAVANRSYADGDVQNVTVPRGNQLDVTVEDEAGDPVENVSVDVVHLRDGASVPISGTTDANGVWTPDDAATAGVEVNGSVFVVGGPENDTYETAFRELTVDADRSVTLTLSESNRVTVNGSVTYPNESAAVNDSVLLLNRSTGDTVSVTTDDAGSFSASVHPNTTYRVAYWQGPVQRDSTTAFPRDGVADFAVLDTVTTANDTARSFTVPSGSVLNVTVEDGTGSPLEDARVGLRDVNVAPGISFYGYRSETGPPTDAMGRMVHPPNGRPGVEVAGEVQVSVTPPPNTSYDGNGTSLTVDGPQDVTLTLERPTNVTGSIVDANGDPVTNGTVVAGGENLPTYTARLNDSGGFTIPDAEPGTYSVGLIQTETIGVVKDGVPDVYFFARVDATGEVTDVGEQSLPAAHVVNVSVADGGGDPIPRATVLVGHRIAEGVGDGLPIPANESGVLRAPNATTPGIELAGNVSLGATRPRNSTAYAPERNLINDTVEGPRDYEFTVNRTAVSPRSVSFPSTAAGGTATETVTVTNNGDGPMEVAGASVDSPAYTVTSGGGSFVLEPGTSHEVTVEFAPSSTGTYDGELAFENPEPSNGPPLTVSLAGTTTGSNVTGSIVDANGDPVTNGTVVAGGENLPTYDVRLNDSGGFALTNVEPGTYDIGLIQTETIGVVKDGVPDVYIIDRVNATDDRALGSAPVPSASVVDVSVTDGRNEPVPGATVVVAHTPAEGVGDAIPLPANESGVLRAPNASSPGIELAGNVSVGATRPRNSTAYAPERNLINDTVDGAESYEFTVNRTAVSQRSVSFPYTGTNDTATETVTVTNNGDDPMSVAGASVDSPAFAVENGGAFTLAPGESHDVTVRFDPAEPRTYDGALVFGNPEPSNGPPLTVPLSGTAATANVTGSLQAADGSPVANGTVILGGPEVPTYTAALNDSGGYAVADVEPGTYAVSLLQNGTMGTPDGVPDFYITGPFTVGDGTADLGVQTLPQGHVVDVTVEDGVGAPVESALVAVAHTPESGIGDGIPFQTDANGTLQPFSLTDDFELPNDVTLADAEPGDGVELAGNVTLAAEPPLNSTAYTPAPAVRNATLSGPANYTLTLARTAVSPGSVSFPDTDTDSTATETVTVTNDGVAPLAVNDTVVEGSSAYAVTSGGGPFSLEPGESREVTVEFAPSSTGTAEGELVFANPEPAFGPPLTVPLSGEGVEAGGGGGGGGGVVVDDDDGTDDTTTEENVTDDGNATDGGNDTGETGASSVGVDQSDVDFGTTTVGNATTASVTVTNGGNATGTVTSVGTRGDAAFVTSAGSRTLDPGETSTLRVRFDPSEPGTFDGELVVNTADGGSSTVGLSGSAEGVPAVAVEPTGVEFGSVATGAEVQSTVVVRNVGTGPLSLAAAASGDNGTFALADDTPDALAPGESARTTLTFSADAPGAYEGAVEFDTNDTDRGTVTVSAAATAVESDLGIEPGSLSFEDTRIRNATTLSVTVSNTGNAPANLTEVDVSGSDADAFAVVAGGGAGTLAAGESRTVEVEFAPASTGAKAAQLGIETDAGTRLDVPLSGTATRPRLAVSRSSVDFGNVTLGDAVTTTVTLSNRGDGTLRVANADVVGADPGSFELAGPTTPVTLEPGEQRTVTLGFEPTTAGTKSAILKLRTNDPRRPVTSVWLSNTNTRVEIDATEENDTSQVSIDVNNASADSSVAVNVSTPESRDDRASVDEVNLSVERGGNYSLNVTSDDERLDTTGEFTPNETNNTAAVGYVNVSHTVADENISRVSFTFRVSKASVEARNVSPEDVVLHRKVDGEWTRLETTLVGETATHYRYRGVSPGLSDFVAAVNQPQFELVDAAVSISEVRVGEAAGVEVTIDNTGRADGAFTANLLLDDTVVDRKTVTVAADSRRVLVFEQEIDQAGTYSVEVNNVTAGRVNVTDPNADGGNDTGADGGGSGDGGGSDGGGSDGGSSTALDGFGALPALVALVALAFAALRRRGRG from the coding sequence ATGGCTTCGAACGGAGGCGGCCGGGGCGCGATCACACACAGCACAGTGACCGCAGTGGCGCTGGTGCTGCTGATGGTCGGGGCGGCGTTTGCGCCCCCGGCGGCGGCCGCCGGGGCGACCACGGCGGCCGAGGCGAACAGCGCGGCAACCACCGGGAGCGTCGACGCGGCGGCGACCGCGAACGTCAGCGGGACCGTCGTCGGTCCCGACGGAACGGCGCTGTCGGGCGACGGACTGTCGTTCTTCGCGAACCGGAGCGACAACCCCGACGCGCAGACCGACGACACCGGGGACTACTCGGTGTCGGTCACCGCGGGGACGACGTACGAGGTGCAGTACTACCAGCTCAACGGGTCGGGCGGTCTGTTCCCGCGGGACGGCGTCGCCGACATCTACGCGGTCGCGAACAGGTCGTACGCCGACGGTGACGTCCAGAACGTCACCGTCCCGAGGGGCAACCAGCTGGACGTCACCGTCGAAGACGAGGCCGGCGACCCGGTCGAGAACGTCAGCGTTGACGTGGTCCATCTCCGGGACGGTGCGTCTGTACCGATCTCCGGCACTACCGACGCGAACGGCGTCTGGACGCCCGACGACGCCGCGACCGCCGGCGTCGAGGTCAACGGGAGCGTCTTCGTGGTGGGAGGTCCTGAAAACGACACCTACGAGACGGCGTTCAGGGAACTGACCGTCGACGCCGACCGGAGCGTCACCCTCACGCTGTCCGAGAGCAACAGGGTGACCGTCAACGGGTCGGTGACGTACCCGAACGAGTCGGCGGCGGTGAACGATTCGGTGCTCCTGCTCAACCGCTCCACCGGGGACACGGTGTCGGTCACGACGGACGACGCGGGGTCGTTCTCCGCCTCGGTGCACCCGAACACGACGTACCGCGTGGCCTACTGGCAGGGGCCGGTCCAGCGGGACTCGACGACCGCGTTCCCGCGGGACGGCGTGGCCGACTTCGCCGTGCTCGACACGGTCACCACGGCCAACGACACCGCGCGGAGCTTCACCGTGCCCTCGGGCAGCGTCCTGAACGTGACCGTCGAGGACGGAACCGGGTCCCCGCTCGAGGACGCCCGGGTGGGACTGCGCGACGTGAACGTCGCCCCGGGGATATCCTTCTACGGCTACCGGTCCGAGACGGGGCCGCCGACCGACGCGATGGGTCGGATGGTCCACCCGCCGAACGGCCGCCCCGGCGTCGAAGTCGCCGGCGAGGTCCAGGTGAGCGTGACGCCGCCGCCGAACACGAGTTACGACGGGAACGGAACCTCCCTGACGGTGGACGGTCCCCAAGACGTGACGCTCACGCTCGAACGGCCGACGAACGTCACGGGGTCGATCGTGGACGCAAACGGCGATCCGGTGACGAACGGAACGGTCGTCGCCGGCGGCGAGAACCTGCCGACGTATACCGCCCGGCTGAACGACAGCGGCGGGTTCACCATCCCGGACGCCGAACCGGGCACGTACAGCGTCGGCCTGATCCAGACCGAGACAATCGGCGTCGTGAAGGACGGCGTCCCCGACGTGTACTTCTTCGCCCGGGTCGACGCCACCGGCGAGGTCACCGACGTCGGCGAGCAGTCGCTCCCGGCCGCACACGTCGTCAACGTGAGCGTCGCCGACGGGGGCGGCGATCCGATTCCCCGGGCCACCGTTCTGGTCGGCCACAGGATCGCGGAGGGCGTCGGCGACGGCCTCCCGATCCCGGCGAACGAAAGCGGCGTGTTGCGCGCGCCCAACGCCACCACGCCCGGGATCGAACTCGCGGGGAACGTCTCCCTGGGTGCGACCCGGCCGCGAAACAGCACCGCCTACGCGCCGGAGCGCAACCTGATCAACGACACGGTTGAGGGCCCCCGTGACTACGAGTTCACGGTCAACCGGACGGCCGTCTCGCCGCGGTCGGTCTCCTTCCCCAGCACGGCCGCCGGTGGCACCGCGACGGAGACGGTGACGGTGACCAACAACGGCGACGGCCCGATGGAAGTCGCCGGCGCGTCCGTCGACTCGCCGGCGTACACCGTCACGAGCGGCGGCGGGTCGTTCGTCCTGGAACCGGGTACGAGCCACGAGGTGACCGTCGAGTTCGCCCCGTCGTCGACCGGGACGTACGACGGCGAACTCGCCTTCGAGAACCCCGAACCGTCGAACGGCCCGCCCCTGACCGTGTCCCTCGCCGGGACCACCACCGGATCGAACGTCACGGGGTCGATCGTGGACGCAAACGGCGATCCGGTGACGAACGGGACGGTCGTCGCCGGCGGCGAGAACCTGCCGACGTACGACGTCCGGCTGAACGACAGCGGCGGGTTCGCCCTCACCAACGTCGAACCCGGCACGTACGACATCGGCCTGATCCAGACCGAGACCATCGGCGTCGTGAAGGACGGCGTCCCCGACGTGTACATCATCGACCGGGTCAACGCGACCGACGACCGCGCCCTCGGGTCGGCGCCGGTACCGTCGGCGTCCGTGGTCGACGTGAGCGTCACGGACGGGCGCAACGAACCGGTCCCCGGCGCGACCGTCGTGGTGGCCCACACGCCCGCGGAGGGCGTCGGCGACGCCATCCCGCTCCCGGCGAACGAAAGCGGCGTGTTGCGCGCGCCGAACGCTTCCTCGCCCGGCATCGAACTCGCCGGCAACGTCAGCGTCGGAGCGACTCGGCCGCGCAACAGCACCGCGTACGCACCGGAGCGCAACCTGATCAACGACACGGTCGATGGGGCCGAGAGCTACGAGTTCACGGTCAACCGGACGGCCGTCTCGCAGCGGTCCGTCTCCTTCCCCTACACGGGAACGAACGACACGGCTACCGAGACGGTGACGGTCACCAACAACGGCGACGACCCGATGAGCGTCGCCGGGGCGTCCGTGGACTCGCCGGCGTTCGCCGTCGAGAACGGCGGGGCGTTCACCCTGGCCCCCGGCGAGAGCCACGACGTGACCGTCAGGTTCGACCCGGCGGAACCCCGGACGTACGACGGGGCGCTCGTCTTCGGGAACCCCGAACCGTCGAACGGCCCGCCCCTGACCGTCCCCCTCTCCGGGACCGCAGCGACGGCGAACGTCACCGGGTCGCTGCAGGCGGCCGACGGATCGCCGGTCGCGAACGGGACCGTCATCCTCGGCGGCCCCGAGGTGCCGACCTACACGGCGGCACTGAACGACAGCGGCGGCTACGCCGTCGCCGACGTTGAGCCGGGGACCTACGCCGTCAGCCTGCTCCAGAACGGCACCATGGGAACGCCCGACGGCGTCCCCGACTTCTACATCACGGGCCCGTTCACCGTCGGCGACGGGACCGCCGACCTGGGCGTCCAGACGCTGCCGCAGGGCCACGTCGTCGACGTGACCGTCGAGGACGGCGTCGGCGCGCCCGTCGAGAGCGCGCTCGTCGCGGTCGCCCACACGCCCGAGTCGGGCATCGGCGACGGCATCCCGTTCCAGACCGACGCGAACGGCACGCTACAGCCGTTTTCCCTCACCGACGACTTCGAACTCCCGAACGACGTGACGCTGGCCGACGCCGAACCCGGTGACGGGGTCGAACTCGCCGGCAACGTCACGCTCGCGGCGGAGCCGCCGCTCAACAGCACGGCCTACACGCCCGCGCCCGCAGTCAGGAACGCGACGCTCTCCGGCCCGGCCAACTACACGCTCACGCTCGCCCGCACGGCGGTGTCGCCGGGGTCGGTGTCGTTCCCCGACACCGACACGGACAGCACCGCGACGGAGACGGTGACCGTCACCAACGACGGCGTCGCGCCGCTCGCGGTCAACGACACCGTCGTCGAGGGCTCGTCGGCGTACGCCGTCACGAGCGGCGGCGGGCCGTTCTCGCTGGAACCCGGCGAGAGCCGCGAGGTGACCGTGGAGTTCGCCCCGTCCTCGACCGGGACGGCCGAGGGGGAACTCGTCTTCGCGAACCCGGAGCCCGCATTCGGCCCGCCGCTGACCGTGCCCCTCTCCGGTGAAGGGGTGGAAGCCGGCGGCGGCGGTGGCGGCGGTGGCGGTGTCGTCGTGGACGACGACGACGGGACCGACGACACGACCACCGAGGAGAACGTCACCGACGACGGCAACGCGACCGACGGCGGCAACGACACCGGAGAGACCGGTGCGTCCTCGGTCGGGGTCGACCAGTCGGACGTCGACTTCGGCACGACGACCGTCGGCAACGCCACGACGGCGTCGGTGACCGTCACCAACGGCGGCAACGCGACCGGCACCGTCACCAGCGTCGGGACCCGGGGCGACGCCGCGTTCGTGACCAGCGCCGGGAGCAGAACGCTCGACCCCGGCGAGACCAGCACCCTCCGGGTCAGGTTCGACCCGAGCGAACCCGGGACCTTCGACGGGGAACTGGTCGTCAACACCGCCGATGGCGGGTCCAGCACGGTCGGACTGTCCGGGAGCGCGGAGGGCGTCCCCGCGGTGGCCGTCGAGCCGACGGGCGTCGAGTTCGGCAGCGTCGCCACCGGGGCCGAGGTGCAGTCGACCGTCGTCGTCCGGAACGTCGGCACCGGCCCGCTGTCGCTGGCTGCCGCGGCGTCGGGCGACAACGGGACGTTCGCCCTCGCCGACGACACGCCGGACGCGCTGGCCCCCGGTGAGAGCGCCCGCACGACGCTCACGTTCAGCGCCGATGCGCCGGGCGCGTACGAGGGCGCGGTCGAGTTCGACACCAACGACACGGACCGCGGTACGGTGACGGTGTCGGCCGCCGCGACCGCCGTCGAGAGCGACCTCGGCATCGAGCCCGGGTCGCTGTCGTTCGAGGACACCCGGATCCGGAACGCGACGACGCTGTCGGTCACCGTCTCGAACACCGGCAACGCCCCGGCGAACCTGACGGAGGTCGACGTCTCCGGGAGCGACGCGGACGCCTTCGCCGTCGTCGCCGGCGGCGGGGCGGGGACGCTCGCCGCCGGCGAGAGCCGGACGGTGGAAGTCGAGTTCGCGCCCGCTTCCACGGGCGCGAAGGCGGCACAACTCGGAATCGAAACCGACGCCGGCACGCGGCTGGACGTGCCGCTGTCCGGGACGGCCACGCGGCCCCGGCTGGCCGTCAGCCGGAGTTCCGTCGACTTCGGGAACGTCACGCTCGGCGACGCCGTGACGACGACCGTCACGCTGTCCAACCGGGGCGACGGGACGCTCCGGGTCGCCAACGCGGACGTCGTCGGGGCCGACCCCGGCTCGTTCGAACTCGCCGGCCCGACGACGCCGGTCACGCTCGAACCGGGCGAGCAGCGGACCGTCACGCTCGGGTTCGAGCCGACCACCGCGGGGACGAAATCCGCCATCCTGAAGCTGCGGACCAACGACCCGCGGCGGCCCGTCACCAGCGTCTGGCTGTCGAACACGAACACGCGCGTCGAGATAGACGCGACCGAGGAGAACGACACCTCGCAGGTCTCGATCGACGTGAACAACGCGAGCGCCGACAGCAGCGTCGCCGTGAACGTCTCGACGCCCGAGTCGCGCGACGACAGGGCGAGCGTCGACGAGGTCAACCTGAGCGTCGAGCGCGGCGGGAACTACTCCCTGAACGTCACCAGCGACGACGAGCGCCTCGACACGACCGGGGAGTTCACCCCGAACGAGACGAACAACACGGCGGCGGTCGGCTACGTCAACGTCAGCCACACCGTCGCGGACGAGAACATCTCGCGGGTGTCGTTCACCTTCCGGGTCAGCAAGGCGTCCGTCGAGGCACGGAACGTCAGCCCCGAGGACGTGGTGTTACACCGGAAGGTCGACGGCGAGTGGACCCGGCTGGAGACCACGCTGGTCGGCGAGACCGCCACCCACTACCGCTACCGCGGCGTCTCGCCCGGCCTGTCCGACTTCGTCGCCGCCGTCAACCAGCCGCAGTTCGAACTGGTCGACGCCGCGGTGTCCATCTCCGAGGTGCGGGTCGGCGAGGCGGCCGGCGTGGAGGTGACCATCGACAACACCGGTCGGGCCGACGGCGCGTTCACCGCGAACCTGCTGCTGGACGACACGGTCGTCGACCGCAAGACGGTGACCGTCGCCGCCGACAGCAGGCGGGTACTGGTGTTCGAACAGGAGATCGATCAGGCCGGCACCTACTCCGTCGAGGTCAACAACGTCACCGCCGGCCGGGTCAACGTCACCGACCCGAACGCCGACGGCGGAAACGACACCGGCGCTGACGGCGGCGGAAGCGGCGACGGCGGCGGGAGCGACGGCGGCGGGAGCGACGGCGGGTCGTCGACGGCGCTCGACGGGTTCGGGGCGTTGCCCGCACTGGTCGCGCTCGTCGCGTTGGCGTTCGCCGCACTCCGGCGGCGCGGGCGGGGCTGA